A single region of the Erythrobacter sp. genome encodes:
- a CDS encoding helix-turn-helix transcriptional regulator, with amino-acid sequence MPPATDPTEGDAIMVRLDDLLHERRMTLTELAERVGLTLANLSILKTGKAKAIRFSTLAAICRELDCQPGDLLTYASPAGTGED; translated from the coding sequence ATGCCGCCCGCCACCGACCCCACCGAAGGAGACGCGATCATGGTCCGCCTCGACGACCTGCTCCACGAACGCCGCATGACGCTGACCGAGCTCGCCGAGCGCGTCGGCCTGACCCTCGCCAACCTGTCGATCCTCAAGACCGGCAAGGCCAAGGCGATCCGGTTCTCAACCCTCGCCGCGATCTGCCGGGAGCTCGACTGCCAGCCGGGCGACCTGCTGACCTATGCCAGCCCGGCCGGGACTGGCGAGGACTGA
- a CDS encoding DUF2975 domain-containing protein, which yields MMKDRPNDLLLLAGQVLAVIMQIFVAIGAAAVVIALPVLLFARDAINAEIAAEIGETATGLPMMPVIGLLFVALALLAMLFVFLGKLRAIIATVGEGDPFVPDNARRLNLMAWLLLAIQLLAVPAAGLGLLLAKWADQFEHQDITIDAGIDFTGILMVVLLFILARVFKHGAAMREDLEGTV from the coding sequence ATGATGAAAGACAGACCCAACGACCTCCTGCTGCTCGCAGGGCAGGTCCTCGCGGTGATCATGCAGATATTCGTGGCGATCGGCGCCGCTGCGGTGGTGATCGCCCTGCCCGTTCTCCTGTTCGCACGCGACGCGATCAATGCCGAGATCGCGGCGGAAATCGGCGAGACAGCGACCGGCCTTCCGATGATGCCGGTTATCGGCCTGCTTTTCGTCGCGCTCGCCCTGCTCGCCATGCTGTTCGTCTTCCTCGGCAAGCTGCGCGCGATCATTGCGACAGTCGGCGAAGGCGATCCCTTCGTGCCCGACAACGCACGGCGGCTGAACCTGATGGCGTGGCTCCTGCTCGCGATCCAGCTGCTCGCCGTGCCCGCCGCCGGTCTCGGCCTGCTGCTCGCCAAATGGGCCGACCAGTTCGAACACCAGGACATCACGATCGATGCCGGGATCGACTTCACCGGGATCCTGATGGTGGTCCTGCTGTTCATCCTCGCCCGCGTGTTCAAGCATGGCGCCGCGATGCGCGAAGATCTCGAGGGGACCGTGTGA
- the rpoB gene encoding DNA-directed RNA polymerase subunit beta, protein MATKAKAPTTGKNLSRKAQGTAKKRIRKIFGDIHEVVDMPNLIEVQRESYEFFLRSDPSVGYVSGLEKTLRSVFPIRDFAGTAELDFVHYELEEPKYDTTECRQRGITYAAPMKVTLRLIVFEVDQETETRSVLDIKEQDVYMGDMPLMTENGTFIINGTERVIVSQMHRSPGVLFDHDRGKTHSSGKLLFAARVIPYRGSWLDFEFDAKDIVNVRIDRKRKLPVTALLYALGLDSEEILHYFYDTVTWERAKDGWKIPFVAEQWRGSKPTFPLVDAKTGEEVFPAGQKISPRAANKAAKDGLAELLLPTEEIVSRYAARDMIDEATGRIYIEAGDEVTLEHIETLDAAGIDTVELLDIDEINTGPWIRNTLKADKAENRDEGLEAIYKVMRPGEPPTKETAEALFEGLFFDSERYDLSAVGRVKLNMRLGLDAEDTVTTLRKEDILAVVKELVGLKDGKGEVDDIDNLGNRRVRSVGELLENQYRVGLLRMERAVKERMSSVDVSTVMPNDLINAKPAVAAVREFFGSSQLSQFMDQTNPLSEVTHKRRVSALGPGGLTRERAGFEVRDVHPTHYGRICPIETPEGPNIGLINSLASFSRVNKYGFIETPYRKVVDGKVTSEVIYLSAMEEQKHTVAQASAELNEDGSFVEELVSARHAGDNLMAPRDQITLMDVSPKQLVSVAASLIPFLENDDANRALMGSNMQRQAVPLVKAEAPWVGTGMEETVARDSGAAIAAKRGGIVDQVDATRIVIRAIGDVEPGQSGVDIYTLQKFQRSNQNTCINQRPLVKVGEVIEAGDIIADGPSTDLGELALGKNSLVAFMPWNGYNYEDSILISERIVKDDVFTSIHIEEFEVMARDTKLGPEDITRDIPNVGEEALRNLDEAGIVYIGAEVHPGDILVGKITPKGESPMTPEEKLLRAIFGEKASDVRDTSLRLPPGVAGTVVEVRVFNRHGIEIDDRTRAIQNEEIERLRKDAADERNILNRATYNRLKDMLLGQTASAAPKGVKKGVEITEEVLEEVDRHEWFKFAVADDNRQAQIEAVKSQYDEAVALIDAKFEDRKEKLERGDELAPGVLKMVKVFVAVKRKLQPGDKMAGRHGNKGVISRILPVEDMPFLEDGTPVDLVLNPLGVPSRMNVGQIFETHLGFAARGLGMQIRDELEKWRAENPNAEEDYANAKPPQAVVDRLKDVYGESYVEDIESRSVEQIVELAGNLTAGVPMGTPVFDGAREPDVADMLVKAGIDASGQSVLYDGRTGEAFDRKVTVGIIYMLKLHHLVDDKIHARSIGPYSLVTQQPLGGKAQFGGQRFGEMEVWALQAYGAAYTLQEMLTVKSDDVVGRTKVYEAIVKGDDTFEAGIPESFNVLVKEMRSLGLNVELKSLSDDEDDDGEMLEAAE, encoded by the coding sequence ATGGCAACCAAGGCGAAGGCTCCCACCACGGGCAAGAACCTCTCCCGCAAGGCACAGGGCACCGCGAAAAAGCGGATCCGCAAGATCTTCGGCGACATCCATGAAGTCGTCGATATGCCCAACCTGATCGAGGTCCAGCGCGAGAGCTACGAGTTCTTCCTGCGCTCCGACCCCTCGGTTGGATACGTCTCGGGCCTCGAAAAGACCCTGCGCTCCGTCTTCCCGATCCGCGACTTCGCCGGCACGGCCGAACTCGACTTCGTCCATTACGAACTCGAGGAACCCAAGTACGACACGACCGAATGTCGCCAGCGCGGCATCACCTATGCCGCGCCGATGAAGGTGACGCTGCGCCTGATCGTGTTCGAAGTCGACCAGGAGACCGAGACCCGCTCCGTCCTCGATATCAAGGAGCAGGACGTCTACATGGGCGATATGCCGCTCATGACCGAGAACGGCACCTTCATCATCAACGGCACCGAGCGCGTCATCGTCTCGCAGATGCACCGTTCGCCCGGCGTGCTGTTCGACCATGACCGCGGCAAGACCCATTCCTCGGGCAAGCTGCTGTTCGCCGCGCGGGTCATTCCCTATCGCGGGTCGTGGCTCGATTTCGAATTCGACGCCAAGGACATCGTCAACGTGCGCATCGACAGGAAGCGCAAGCTTCCGGTGACCGCGCTGCTCTATGCGCTCGGCCTCGATAGCGAGGAAATCCTCCATTATTTCTACGACACGGTGACCTGGGAGCGCGCCAAGGACGGCTGGAAGATTCCTTTCGTCGCCGAACAGTGGCGCGGGTCCAAGCCGACTTTCCCGCTGGTCGATGCGAAGACCGGCGAGGAAGTCTTCCCCGCCGGCCAGAAGATTTCCCCGCGCGCCGCGAACAAGGCGGCCAAGGACGGCCTTGCCGAACTGCTCCTCCCGACCGAGGAAATCGTCAGCCGCTACGCCGCACGCGACATGATCGACGAGGCGACGGGCCGCATCTACATCGAGGCGGGCGACGAGGTGACGCTCGAGCACATCGAGACGCTCGATGCCGCCGGGATCGACACGGTCGAACTGCTCGACATCGACGAGATCAACACCGGACCGTGGATCCGCAACACGCTCAAGGCCGACAAGGCCGAGAACCGCGACGAGGGTCTCGAGGCGATCTACAAGGTGATGCGCCCGGGCGAACCGCCGACCAAGGAAACGGCCGAAGCTCTGTTCGAGGGCCTTTTCTTCGATTCCGAACGCTATGACCTGTCGGCCGTGGGCCGGGTGAAGCTCAATATGCGCCTCGGCCTCGACGCCGAAGACACGGTGACGACCCTGCGCAAGGAAGACATCCTCGCCGTGGTCAAGGAGCTTGTCGGCCTCAAGGACGGCAAGGGCGAAGTCGACGACATCGACAACCTCGGTAACCGCCGTGTGCGTTCGGTCGGCGAACTGCTCGAAAACCAGTACCGCGTCGGCCTGCTGCGCATGGAACGCGCGGTGAAGGAGCGTATGAGCTCGGTCGACGTGTCGACCGTGATGCCGAACGACCTCATCAACGCCAAGCCGGCCGTTGCCGCGGTGCGCGAGTTCTTCGGTTCCTCGCAGCTTTCGCAGTTCATGGACCAGACCAACCCGCTTTCCGAAGTCACCCACAAGCGCCGCGTCTCGGCGCTCGGCCCGGGCGGCCTCACGCGTGAGCGCGCAGGCTTCGAAGTGCGCGACGTCCACCCGACGCACTATGGCCGCATCTGCCCGATCGAAACGCCGGAAGGCCCGAACATCGGCCTCATCAACTCGCTGGCAAGCTTTAGCCGGGTGAACAAGTACGGCTTCATCGAAACCCCCTATCGCAAGGTCGTCGACGGCAAGGTGACGAGCGAGGTGATCTACCTCTCCGCGATGGAAGAGCAGAAGCACACCGTCGCGCAGGCATCGGCCGAGCTCAATGAGGACGGCAGCTTCGTCGAGGAACTCGTCTCCGCGCGCCATGCGGGCGACAACCTGATGGCGCCGCGCGACCAGATCACGCTGATGGACGTGAGCCCCAAGCAGCTCGTCTCGGTCGCGGCTTCGCTGATTCCCTTCCTCGAGAACGACGACGCCAACCGCGCGCTGATGGGCTCGAATATGCAGCGCCAGGCGGTGCCGCTGGTCAAGGCCGAAGCGCCGTGGGTCGGCACGGGCATGGAAGAAACCGTGGCGCGCGATTCCGGCGCGGCGATCGCGGCCAAGCGCGGCGGGATCGTCGACCAGGTCGACGCGACCCGTATCGTCATCCGCGCGATCGGCGATGTCGAACCCGGCCAGTCGGGCGTCGACATCTACACGCTGCAGAAGTTCCAGCGTTCGAACCAGAATACCTGCATCAACCAGCGTCCCCTGGTGAAGGTGGGCGAGGTGATCGAGGCCGGCGACATCATCGCCGACGGCCCCTCGACCGATCTCGGCGAACTGGCGCTGGGCAAGAACAGCCTCGTCGCCTTCATGCCGTGGAACGGCTACAACTACGAGGACTCGATCCTGATCTCCGAGCGCATCGTGAAGGACGACGTGTTCACCTCGATCCACATCGAGGAATTCGAGGTCATGGCCCGCGACACCAAGCTCGGGCCGGAGGACATCACCCGCGACATCCCCAATGTCGGTGAGGAAGCGCTGCGCAACCTCGACGAGGCGGGCATCGTCTACATCGGCGCGGAAGTGCACCCGGGCGACATCCTCGTCGGCAAGATCACGCCCAAGGGCGAAAGCCCGATGACGCCGGAGGAAAAGCTCCTGCGCGCGATCTTCGGCGAAAAGGCGAGCGACGTGCGCGACACCTCGCTGCGCCTGCCGCCGGGCGTGGCCGGCACGGTGGTCGAGGTCCGGGTGTTCAACCGCCACGGGATCGAGATCGACGACCGTACCCGTGCGATCCAGAACGAGGAAATCGAACGCCTGCGCAAGGACGCGGCGGACGAGCGCAACATCCTGAACCGGGCGACCTACAACCGCTTGAAGGATATGCTGCTCGGCCAGACCGCCAGCGCGGCTCCCAAGGGCGTGAAGAAGGGCGTCGAGATCACCGAGGAGGTGCTCGAGGAAGTCGATCGCCACGAATGGTTCAAGTTCGCGGTCGCCGACGACAATCGCCAGGCGCAGATCGAAGCGGTGAAGTCGCAATACGACGAAGCCGTGGCGCTGATCGATGCCAAGTTCGAGGACCGCAAGGAAAAGCTCGAACGCGGCGACGAACTCGCCCCGGGCGTGCTCAAGATGGTCAAGGTTTTCGTCGCGGTGAAGCGCAAGCTGCAGCCGGGCGACAAGATGGCCGGTCGTCACGGGAACAAGGGTGTGATTTCGCGCATCCTGCCGGTCGAGGATATGCCGTTCCTCGAGGACGGGACTCCGGTCGACCTCGTGCTCAACCCGCTGGGCGTGCCTTCGCGCATGAACGTCGGGCAGATCTTCGAGACGCATCTCGGCTTCGCCGCGCGCGGGCTGGGGATGCAGATCAGGGACGAGCTCGAGAAGTGGCGCGCGGAGAACCCGAACGCCGAGGAAGACTATGCGAATGCCAAGCCCCCGCAGGCGGTCGTCGACCGGCTGAAGGACGTCTATGGCGAGAGCTATGTCGAGGACATCGAGAGCCGTTCGGTCGAGCAGATCGTCGAACTCGCGGGCAACCTGACCGCAGGCGTTCCGATGGGGACTCCGGTCTTCGACGGCGCGCGCGAGCCGGACGTGGCGGATATGCTGGTGAAGGCCGGGATCGATGCCTCGGGCCAGTCGGTGCTTTATGACGGACGTACGGGCGAAGCGTTCGACCGCAAGGTGACCGTGGGCATCATCTATATGCTGAAGCTCCACCACCTCGTCGACGACAAGATCCACGCGCGTTCGATCGGCCCCTACTCGCTCGTCACCCAGCAGCCGCTGGGCGGCAAGGCGCAGTTCGGCGGCCAGCGCTTCGGGGAGATGGAGGTCTGGGCGCTCCAGGCCTACGGCGCGGCCTATACCTTGCAGGAAATGCTGACGGTGAAGTCCGACGACGTGGTCGGCCGCACCAAGGTCTATGAAGCGATCGTCAAGGGCGACGACACCTTCGAGGCGGGCATTCCGGAGAGCTTCAACGTGCTCGTCAAGGAAATGCGCTCGCTGGGTCTGAATGTCGAACTGAAGTCGCTCTCGGACGACGAGGATGACGACGGCGAGATGCTGGAGGCGGCGGAGTAA
- the rpoC gene encoding DNA-directed RNA polymerase subunit beta' — MNELTKFTNQLAKPETFDQIQIGIASPERIRSWSFGEIKKPETINYRTFKPERDGLFCARIFGPVKDYECLCGKYKRMKYKGVVCEKCGVEVTVTKVRRERMGHIELAAPVAHIWFLKSLPSRIGLLLDMQLKQLERILYFESYVVIEPGLTPLEKYQLLTEDELLEAQDEYGEDAFSADIGAEAVKTMLMDLDLEQEREDLLEELATTKSALKPKKIIKRLKVVESFIESGNRPEWMILEVIPVIPPELRPLVPLDGGRFATSDLNDLYRRVINRNNRLKRLIELRAPDIIVRNEKRMLQEAVDALFDNGRRGRVITGANKRPLKSLSDMLKGKQGRFRQNLLGKRVDYSGRSVIVTGPELKLHQCGLPKKMALELFKPFIYARLDAKGLSMTLKQAKKWVEKERKEVWDILDEVIREHPVLLNRAPTLHRLGIQAFEPVLIEGKAIQLHPLVCSAFNADFDGDQMAVHVPLSLEAQLEARVLMMSTNNILSPANGKPIIVPSQDMVLGLYYLSMERQEKTPEFIEEEDGTKVEKLPRFSDMAEVHQALEVKSVTLHTKIIARVPQADEDGNVVMKRFVTTPGRMLIGECLPKSHKVPFDIVNRLLTKREIGDVIDQVYRHTGQKDTVLFADAIMSLGFRHAFKAGISFGKDDMIIPEAKEKLVEETKELVAGYEQQYQDGLITQQEKYNKVIDAWSRCGDQVAEAMMERIKATPIDEDGREAEINSIYMMSHSGARGSPAQMKQLAGMRGLMAKPSGEIIENPIISNFKEGLNVLEYFNSTHGARKGLADTALKTANSGYLTRRLVDVSQDCTIVETDCKTENALEMRAIVQGGSVIASLGERILGRTVAEDIVNAATGEVIVKAGTLIDEPMVKDIEAAEVQSAKIRSPLVCEAEQGVCATCYGRDLARGTPVNIGEAVGVIAAQSIGEPGTQLTMRTFHIGGAAQLNETSHLEAISDGRVELRDMPTITDKKGRILSLARNGEIAVIDAEGREREMHKVPYGTVLHFKHGDQVKEGDRLAEWDPFTLPIITEYSGVVHYKDLVEGTTLEEQTDDATGIAQRVVTENRATGRKKKEDLRPRLTLLGEGQTDDGETEAQRYMLAPGTTLSVEDGQTVEAGDILARASREAAKTRDITGGLPRVAELFEARLPKDNAIIAKISGKIEFVREYKAKRKIAIVPEEGDPVEYLIPKTKVIDVQEGDFVKKGDTLISGSPNPHDILEVLGVEALAEYLVNEIQEVYRLQGVKINDKHIEVIVRQMLQKVEITEGGDTTLLPGEQVDLAEMLEINAKLPKGKQPAEGKPVLLGITKASLQTRSFISAASFQETTRVLTQASVEGKKDTLIGLKENVIVGRLIPAGTGAAMNRMRVTASSRDAALKAAWKKQQEALAAAGAVEEEPEADAVPSEEAMKAAMGGGSPEASAEE; from the coding sequence ATGAACGAACTGACAAAATTCACCAACCAGCTCGCGAAGCCGGAAACCTTCGACCAGATCCAGATCGGCATCGCCTCGCCCGAGCGCATCCGGTCCTGGTCCTTCGGCGAGATCAAGAAGCCCGAGACGATCAACTATCGCACGTTCAAGCCCGAGCGTGATGGCCTCTTCTGTGCGCGCATCTTCGGTCCGGTTAAGGACTACGAGTGCCTGTGCGGCAAGTACAAGCGCATGAAGTACAAGGGCGTCGTCTGCGAAAAGTGCGGCGTCGAAGTGACCGTGACCAAGGTCCGCCGCGAGCGCATGGGCCACATCGAACTGGCAGCGCCCGTCGCGCATATCTGGTTCCTGAAGTCGCTGCCGAGCCGCATCGGCCTGCTGCTCGATATGCAGCTCAAGCAGCTCGAGCGTATCCTCTATTTCGAAAGCTACGTCGTGATCGAGCCGGGCCTCACCCCGCTTGAGAAGTACCAGCTTCTGACCGAGGATGAACTGCTCGAAGCGCAGGACGAATATGGCGAGGACGCGTTCAGTGCCGATATCGGCGCCGAGGCCGTCAAGACCATGCTCATGGACCTCGACCTCGAACAGGAGCGCGAGGACCTTCTCGAAGAGCTGGCCACCACCAAGTCGGCGCTCAAGCCCAAGAAGATCATCAAGCGGCTGAAGGTCGTCGAAAGCTTCATCGAATCCGGCAATCGCCCGGAATGGATGATCCTCGAGGTTATCCCGGTCATCCCGCCGGAACTGCGCCCGCTTGTCCCGCTCGACGGTGGCCGCTTCGCGACATCCGATCTCAACGATCTATACCGCCGCGTCATCAACCGCAACAACCGCCTGAAGCGCCTGATTGAACTGCGCGCGCCCGACATCATCGTGCGCAACGAAAAGCGGATGCTGCAGGAAGCGGTCGACGCGCTGTTCGACAATGGCCGCCGCGGCCGCGTCATCACCGGGGCGAACAAGCGCCCGCTGAAGTCGCTGTCCGACATGCTCAAGGGCAAGCAGGGCCGCTTCCGCCAGAACCTGCTCGGCAAGCGCGTCGACTATTCGGGCCGTTCGGTCATCGTGACCGGCCCCGAACTCAAGCTGCACCAGTGCGGCCTGCCCAAGAAGATGGCGCTCGAGCTGTTCAAGCCGTTCATCTACGCCCGCCTCGATGCCAAGGGTCTGTCGATGACCCTCAAGCAGGCGAAGAAGTGGGTCGAGAAGGAGCGCAAGGAAGTCTGGGACATCCTCGACGAGGTCATCCGCGAGCACCCGGTGCTGCTCAACCGCGCGCCGACGCTCCACCGTCTCGGCATCCAGGCATTCGAGCCTGTGCTGATCGAGGGCAAGGCGATCCAGCTTCACCCGCTGGTCTGCTCGGCCTTCAACGCGGACTTCGACGGCGACCAGATGGCGGTCCACGTGCCGCTCAGCCTCGAAGCCCAGCTCGAAGCGCGCGTGCTCATGATGAGCACCAACAACATCCTCTCGCCCGCCAACGGCAAGCCGATCATCGTGCCCTCGCAGGACATGGTGCTGGGCCTCTACTACCTGTCGATGGAGCGACAGGAGAAGACGCCTGAATTCATCGAGGAAGAGGACGGGACGAAGGTCGAGAAGCTGCCGCGCTTCTCCGACATGGCCGAAGTGCACCAGGCGCTCGAGGTCAAGTCGGTTACGCTGCACACCAAGATCATCGCCCGCGTGCCGCAGGCCGACGAGGACGGCAATGTCGTGATGAAGCGTTTCGTCACCACGCCGGGCCGGATGCTGATCGGGGAATGCCTGCCGAAGAGCCACAAGGTGCCCTTCGACATCGTCAACCGCCTGCTGACCAAGCGCGAGATCGGCGACGTCATCGACCAGGTCTATCGCCACACCGGGCAGAAAGACACGGTGCTGTTCGCCGACGCGATCATGAGCCTCGGCTTCCGTCACGCCTTCAAGGCGGGCATCAGCTTCGGCAAGGACGACATGATCATCCCCGAGGCGAAGGAGAAGCTGGTCGAGGAGACCAAGGAACTCGTCGCCGGGTACGAACAGCAGTACCAGGACGGGCTCATCACCCAGCAGGAAAAGTACAACAAGGTGATCGACGCCTGGAGCCGCTGCGGCGACCAGGTTGCCGAGGCAATGATGGAGCGGATCAAGGCCACCCCGATCGACGAGGACGGGCGCGAGGCCGAGATCAACTCGATCTACATGATGAGCCATTCGGGCGCGCGCGGCTCGCCCGCCCAGATGAAGCAGCTTGCCGGGATGCGCGGCCTCATGGCCAAGCCTTCGGGCGAGATCATCGAAAACCCGATCATCTCGAACTTCAAGGAAGGTCTCAACGTCCTTGAATACTTCAACTCGACACACGGGGCGCGCAAGGGGCTTGCCGACACCGCGCTCAAGACGGCGAACTCGGGCTACCTGACGCGTCGTCTCGTCGACGTTTCGCAGGACTGCACGATCGTCGAGACCGACTGCAAGACCGAGAACGCGCTCGAAATGCGCGCGATCGTGCAGGGCGGCTCGGTGATCGCCTCGCTCGGCGAGCGCATCCTCGGCCGCACGGTTGCCGAAGACATCGTCAACGCGGCCACCGGCGAAGTCATCGTCAAGGCCGGCACGCTGATCGACGAGCCGATGGTCAAGGACATCGAGGCCGCCGAAGTGCAGTCGGCCAAGATCCGCTCGCCACTGGTGTGCGAGGCGGAGCAGGGCGTCTGCGCGACCTGCTACGGGCGCGACCTTGCCCGCGGCACGCCGGTGAACATCGGCGAAGCCGTCGGCGTCATCGCGGCGCAGTCGATCGGCGAGCCGGGCACGCAGCTGACCATGCGGACCTTCCACATCGGCGGCGCGGCGCAGCTCAACGAGACCTCGCACCTCGAGGCGATCTCGGACGGGCGCGTCGAACTGCGCGATATGCCGACCATCACCGACAAGAAGGGCCGCATCCTCAGCCTCGCCCGCAATGGCGAGATCGCGGTGATCGACGCCGAGGGGCGCGAGCGCGAGATGCACAAGGTTCCTTACGGGACCGTGCTGCACTTCAAGCATGGCGACCAGGTCAAGGAAGGCGACCGGCTGGCGGAGTGGGATCCGTTCACCCTGCCGATCATCACCGAATATTCGGGCGTCGTGCATTACAAGGATCTCGTCGAAGGGACCACGCTCGAGGAGCAGACCGACGATGCGACCGGCATCGCCCAGCGTGTCGTGACCGAGAACCGGGCCACGGGCCGCAAGAAGAAGGAAGATCTGCGCCCGCGCCTTACCCTTCTCGGCGAAGGCCAGACCGACGACGGCGAGACCGAGGCGCAGCGCTATATGCTGGCCCCTGGCACGACGCTCTCGGTCGAGGACGGCCAGACGGTAGAGGCGGGCGACATCCTTGCCCGTGCGAGCCGCGAGGCTGCCAAGACCCGCGACATCACCGGCGGTCTGCCGCGGGTGGCGGAGCTGTTCGAGGCGCGTCTGCCCAAGGACAACGCGATCATCGCCAAGATTTCGGGCAAGATCGAATTCGTCCGCGAGTACAAGGCCAAGCGCAAGATCGCGATTGTCCCGGAGGAGGGTGATCCGGTGGAATACCTGATCCCCAAGACCAAGGTGATCGACGTGCAGGAAGGCGACTTCGTGAAGAAGGGGGACACCCTCATTTCCGGCTCGCCCAACCCGCACGACATCCTCGAGGTGCTGGGCGTCGAGGCGCTGGCCGAATATCTCGTCAACGAGATTCAGGAAGTCTATCGTCTCCAGGGCGTGAAGATCAACGACAAGCACATCGAGGTGATCGTTCGCCAGATGCTGCAGAAGGTCGAGATCACCGAAGGCGGCGACACCACGCTGCTGCCGGGCGAACAGGTCGACCTCGCCGAAATGCTCGAGATCAACGCCAAGCTTCCCAAGGGCAAGCAGCCGGCGGAAGGCAAGCCGGTCCTGCTCGGCATCACCAAGGCGTCGCTGCAGACCCGCAGCTTCATTTCGGCCGCATCCTTCCAGGAGACGACCCGCGTGCTTACCCAGGCTTCGGTCGAGGGCAAGAAGGACACGCTGATCGGCCTCAAGGAGAACGTGATCGTGGGCCGTCTCATCCCCGCCGGGACCGGCGCAGCGATGAACCGGATGCGCGTCACCGCCTCCAGCCGCGACGCGGCGCTCAAGGCGGCCTGGAAGAAGCAGCAGGAAGCGCTTGCTGCAGCGGGCGCCGTCGAGGAAGAGCCTGAAGCCGATGCGGTTCCCAGCGAGGAAGCGATGAAGGCTGCGATGGGCGGCGGTTCCCCGGAGGCTTCGGCCGAAGAATAA